A region of Lycium barbarum isolate Lr01 chromosome 1, ASM1917538v2, whole genome shotgun sequence DNA encodes the following proteins:
- the LOC132612770 gene encoding DNA-directed RNA polymerase subunit beta-like, which yields MPYLQDGRSVDMVFNPLGVPSRMNVGQIFECSLGLAGSLLDRHYRIAPFDERYEQEASRKLVFSELYEASKQTANPWVFEPEYPGKSRIFDGRTGNPFEQPVIIGKPYILKLIHQVDDKIHGRSSGHYALVTQQPLRGRAKQGGHRVGEMEVWALEGFGVAHILQEMLTYKSDHIRARQEVLGTTIIGGTIPNPEDAPESFRLLVRELRSLALELNHFLVSEKNFQINRKEA from the coding sequence ATGCCTTATTTACAAGATGGAAGATCCGTTGATATGGTCTTTAACCCATTAGGAGTACCTTCACGAATGAATGTAGGACAGATATTTGAATGTTCACTAGGGTTAGCAGGGAGTCTGCTAGACAGACATTATCGAATAGCACCTTTTGATGAGAGATATGAACAAGAAGCTTCGAGAAAACTAGTGTTTTCTGAATTATATGAAGCCAGTAAGCAAACAGCGAATCCATGGGTATTTGAACCCGAATATCCAGGAAAAAGCAGAATATTTGATGGAAGGACGGGGAATCCTTTTGAACAACCCGTTATAATAGGAAAGCCTTATATCTTGAAATTAATTCATCAAGTTGATGATAAAATCCATGGGCGTTCCAGTGGACATTATGCGCTTGTTACACAACAACCCCTTAGAGGAAGAGCCAAACAGGGGGGACATCGGGTAGGAGAAATGGAGGTTTGGGCTCTAGAAGGGTTTGGGGTTGCTCATATTTTACAAGAGATGCTTACTTATAAATCGGATCATATTAGAGCTCGCCAGGAAGTACTTGGTACTACGATCATTGGGGGAACAATACCTAATCCCGAAGATGCTCCAGAATCTTTTCGATTGCTCGTTCGAGAACTACGATCTTTAGCTCTGGAACTGAATCATTTCCTTGTATCTGAGAAGAACTTCCAGATTAATAGGAAGGAAGCTTAA